The following are encoded together in the Candidatus Eremiobacteraceae bacterium genome:
- a CDS encoding toll/interleukin-1 receptor domain-containing protein — protein sequence MPFQIFVSYARNDDLPPLDGEGKGFVTTLIKHLEFHFTCFGEPTPVIWRDKRAIARSEQFDPIIDKGIRDSDLLLVVLSNNWVHREFCLRELDLFNQRWGAEGEAGVKGRIIVAGKNHIEPAARPPLLQGQEGYLFYAPDEDNPNRFREYFVRGKAREEFHERTQELAEDIWRRACERANVPPPASGPTGPVWTPVPSSGRKIYLAKPAADMRAAYARLVDELRQRGYIVAPAPESEIPSDGRAPDFVRTALEGAELSIHLLGAKPGWAPEDCEPIVPLQLKLAAGGGARRIIWAPRILVDDHAQTAAAEARDPFTILEKFDQKRDSDTVDGSELSAFAQFVIQHLDKNVPPVPEIDVIDANARVYLYHRPEDTQYAVEIARALEARGIQPVFPAFEGDPAELAALHRKELAECDAVILCWAKAAEVWVKSQSRELKNWRDLGRDKRFAVRGLVAGPPPGERKDLLVQLPPRNEIDVVVDLTAYEKPLPEALDPLIRATQAPKGAA from the coding sequence ATGCCGTTCCAAATCTTCGTGTCATACGCGCGAAACGATGACTTGCCGCCCTTAGACGGTGAAGGCAAGGGCTTTGTCACGACCCTTATCAAGCATTTGGAGTTTCACTTCACGTGCTTCGGCGAGCCGACCCCGGTCATCTGGCGCGACAAACGCGCGATCGCGCGCAGCGAACAGTTCGACCCGATCATCGACAAGGGCATTCGAGATTCCGATCTGCTTCTCGTCGTCCTCTCCAACAATTGGGTCCATCGCGAATTTTGCCTGAGGGAACTTGACCTCTTCAACCAACGCTGGGGCGCTGAGGGCGAAGCAGGCGTCAAAGGGCGGATCATCGTCGCGGGCAAGAATCATATCGAACCCGCCGCGCGGCCGCCGCTGCTTCAGGGCCAAGAAGGCTATCTCTTCTACGCGCCCGACGAAGACAATCCAAATCGATTCCGGGAGTATTTCGTTCGCGGCAAAGCGCGCGAAGAGTTCCACGAACGCACGCAGGAACTCGCAGAAGATATCTGGCGCCGCGCGTGCGAACGCGCGAACGTGCCGCCGCCGGCATCAGGTCCGACCGGGCCGGTTTGGACGCCGGTTCCATCGAGCGGGCGCAAGATCTATCTCGCAAAGCCGGCAGCCGACATGCGCGCCGCCTATGCGCGGCTCGTCGACGAGCTGCGGCAGCGTGGATACATCGTCGCGCCGGCGCCGGAAAGCGAGATACCGTCCGACGGTCGCGCGCCCGACTTTGTCCGGACGGCTCTTGAAGGCGCGGAGCTTTCCATCCACCTGTTGGGCGCGAAACCCGGTTGGGCGCCGGAGGATTGCGAGCCGATCGTTCCGCTTCAGCTCAAGCTTGCAGCGGGCGGAGGCGCCCGCCGGATCATCTGGGCGCCGCGGATACTCGTTGACGATCATGCGCAGACCGCCGCGGCGGAAGCTCGTGATCCGTTCACGATCCTAGAGAAGTTCGACCAAAAACGCGATAGCGATACCGTAGACGGCAGCGAACTGAGCGCGTTCGCGCAGTTCGTGATCCAGCACCTGGACAAAAACGTTCCGCCGGTTCCTGAGATCGACGTCATCGACGCAAACGCACGCGTCTACCTCTATCATCGGCCGGAGGATACGCAGTACGCCGTCGAGATCGCACGAGCGCTCGAAGCTCGCGGGATTCAGCCGGTGTTTCCGGCATTCGAGGGCGACCCCGCAGAGCTCGCCGCGCTCCATCGCAAGGAATTAGCCGAATGCGACGCCGTCATCTTGTGCTGGGCGAAGGCGGCGGAAGTGTGGGTGAAGAGTCAATCTCGCGAATTGAAGAATTGGCGCGACCTCGGGCGCGACAAGCGCTTTGCCGTGCGCGGCCTTGTCGCGGGCCCGCCGCCGGGTGAACGAAAAGATCTGCTCGTCCAGCTGCCGCCGCGCAACGAGATCGACGTGGTCGTCGACCTGACGGCTTATGAGAAGCCGCTGCCGGAAGCGCTCGACCCCTTGATCCGCGCCACGCAAGCGCCGAAGGGCGCGGCATAA
- a CDS encoding DUF4231 domain-containing protein codes for MSLQFELLPLVVGVTGHRDLPAEAEEPLRARFGDVLERLQQRFPSMQLLVLSGLAAGADILAAEEAQRRGIAVFACLPMPQSEYEKDFSPDELERFRRVLPRCAEVAVVGTSSRREGGYVDVADFIAYYCHVLVAFWDGLEARGPGGTAQVVELRKGGVPSRVGDALVAYVPDVGPVFQIVTPRRGQTPPSENLSTREIYPERQGWKARTRTTALRAGEQEFEDAIAHVERFNRDLSREPVSAEPNRLAALSDRVDAASNRQQHLTLRSLRGLYIAAALAGAAQLVLPTDGSFHIPSWAGIAARVGFLAIAFIVFAVAKRSDYENRYQDYRAIAEALRVQYAWCCAGLRNRLVEASYLQMQQSELAWIRLALRTAYLITGIGAAQAGDSPSHPASVRWVDGQVEYYEAAGKREEANLHRTERATVAAAAGGFAVSALAFIVGWMLSHHIVSANFALPASSPGALAYWETMPLALGSMLALIIRFYAQQRGFTENARRYQHMFTVFDAAKRRLRDQHSDPSKVLEQLGHEALSEHAAWLILHRERPLSFVHT; via the coding sequence GTGAGCTTGCAGTTTGAACTGCTTCCGCTTGTCGTCGGCGTGACCGGACACCGCGATCTTCCAGCGGAGGCCGAGGAACCGTTGCGCGCGCGATTCGGGGATGTGCTCGAACGACTGCAGCAGCGGTTTCCTTCGATGCAGCTGCTCGTGTTATCGGGACTCGCGGCGGGCGCCGACATTCTCGCGGCAGAGGAAGCGCAGCGACGCGGTATCGCGGTCTTCGCCTGTCTGCCGATGCCGCAATCGGAATACGAGAAAGATTTCTCACCCGACGAGCTCGAGCGTTTCCGGCGCGTGCTGCCGCGTTGCGCGGAGGTCGCGGTCGTCGGAACTTCGTCGCGACGCGAAGGCGGCTACGTCGACGTCGCCGACTTCATCGCCTACTACTGTCACGTGCTGGTAGCGTTTTGGGATGGCTTGGAGGCGCGCGGCCCCGGCGGAACGGCGCAAGTCGTCGAGCTTCGAAAGGGCGGCGTGCCGAGCAGGGTCGGCGACGCGCTCGTCGCGTACGTCCCCGACGTCGGCCCCGTCTTCCAGATCGTGACGCCGCGCCGCGGTCAGACGCCGCCTAGCGAAAACCTTTCCACTCGCGAGATCTACCCCGAGCGTCAAGGCTGGAAAGCGCGCACGCGCACTACTGCTCTCCGGGCTGGGGAGCAAGAATTCGAAGACGCCATCGCACACGTCGAGCGCTTCAACCGCGACCTTTCGCGCGAGCCGGTCTCGGCGGAGCCGAATCGGCTAGCCGCTCTGAGCGATCGCGTGGACGCGGCGTCCAATCGGCAGCAACACTTGACCCTTCGCTCGCTGCGCGGACTGTATATCGCAGCGGCATTGGCCGGTGCAGCGCAATTGGTGCTGCCGACGGATGGATCGTTTCATATCCCGAGTTGGGCCGGTATCGCCGCACGAGTGGGTTTTCTTGCGATCGCGTTCATCGTGTTCGCGGTCGCGAAGCGGAGCGACTACGAGAACCGCTATCAGGACTATCGGGCGATCGCGGAGGCCCTGCGCGTTCAGTACGCGTGGTGCTGCGCCGGTCTGCGCAATCGCCTCGTGGAAGCCTCGTATCTGCAGATGCAGCAGAGCGAACTTGCGTGGATCCGTCTAGCGCTTCGGACCGCCTACTTGATCACCGGCATCGGCGCCGCCCAAGCCGGCGACTCACCGTCTCATCCGGCCAGCGTGCGCTGGGTCGACGGCCAAGTCGAATACTACGAAGCCGCTGGGAAGCGCGAAGAAGCGAACCTGCACCGAACCGAGCGAGCGACCGTCGCGGCAGCCGCCGGCGGCTTTGCCGTCTCTGCGCTCGCATTCATCGTCGGCTGGATGCTGTCGCATCACATCGTCTCCGCGAATTTCGCTCTGCCCGCGTCTTCGCCGGGCGCTCTGGCTTATTGGGAGACGATGCCGCTCGCGCTCGGGAGCATGCTCGCGCTCATCATCCGGTTCTATGCGCAGCAGCGCGGCTTCACCGAAAACGCGCGGCGATACCAGCACATGTTCACGGTGTTCGACGCGGCGAAGCGGCGTCTGCGCGATCAGCATAGCGATCCGAGCAAAGTCTTGGAACAGCTGGGGCACGAAGCTCTCTCCGAACACGCGGCATGGCTGATCTTGCACCGCGAGCGCCCGCTGTCTTTCGTGCACACGTGA
- a CDS encoding patatin-like phospholipase family protein — translation MPEARRQMDSHLDKLIDGAGPKKLLSIDGGGIRGLIAIEFLSRIEAILRDRSGRSDLVLGDYFDYVGGTSTGAIVATLISMGFATKEIREFYVTGAHTMFDPSNVFLRLERKVSPNSIWAKLLNSIGMLTSSAMYTQKALAAKIKSVIGTDGDVEATLGTSKLRTLLLIVMRNASSDSPWPISNNPRAKFNRRGLPDCNLDLPLWQLVRASTAAPVFFPPEVINIGDQQFVFVDGAVTVYHNPAFLLFLMATLPPYELQWPTGEDKLLLVSVGTGLSENVNLRLRAQEMNLLYNVQSLPAALIHAATVEQDLLCRVFGKTRAGDALDAEVGDLVGNRAPLSEKLFTYARYNVDLSRQGLDRLGLNAIDEKAVQPFDIEHLDDLQTVGKTAARRCVSPEDFAGFA, via the coding sequence ATGCCCGAAGCCCGGCGTCAAATGGACTCGCATCTCGACAAGCTCATCGACGGCGCCGGCCCGAAGAAGCTGCTCTCGATCGACGGCGGCGGAATTCGCGGCTTGATCGCGATCGAATTCCTCAGCCGCATTGAAGCCATTCTGCGCGACAGATCAGGCCGCTCCGACTTGGTGCTGGGCGACTATTTCGACTACGTCGGCGGCACAAGCACTGGGGCGATCGTCGCCACCTTGATCTCAATGGGGTTCGCGACGAAGGAGATCCGCGAATTCTACGTGACCGGCGCGCACACGATGTTCGATCCGTCGAATGTTTTTCTGCGGCTCGAACGCAAAGTCTCCCCAAACTCGATCTGGGCAAAACTGTTGAATTCGATCGGAATGCTGACGTCGTCTGCGATGTACACGCAGAAAGCGCTTGCGGCGAAGATCAAGTCGGTCATCGGCACCGACGGAGACGTCGAAGCCACGCTCGGGACCAGCAAGCTTCGTACGTTACTGCTCATCGTCATGCGCAACGCATCATCCGACTCTCCCTGGCCGATCTCGAACAACCCGCGGGCGAAGTTCAATCGCCGCGGGCTGCCGGACTGCAACTTAGACTTGCCGCTCTGGCAACTCGTCCGAGCGAGCACGGCGGCGCCCGTCTTCTTCCCGCCCGAAGTGATCAATATCGGCGATCAGCAGTTCGTCTTCGTGGATGGCGCCGTGACCGTCTACCACAATCCGGCGTTTCTGCTCTTTCTCATGGCGACGCTGCCCCCTTACGAGTTGCAGTGGCCGACGGGTGAAGATAAGCTGCTCCTCGTTTCAGTCGGTACCGGGTTGAGCGAAAACGTGAACTTGCGGCTGCGCGCGCAGGAGATGAATCTGCTCTACAATGTGCAGTCTCTTCCCGCTGCGCTGATCCACGCCGCGACCGTGGAACAAGACTTGCTGTGCCGCGTCTTCGGCAAGACGAGAGCCGGCGACGCGCTCGACGCCGAGGTCGGCGATCTCGTCGGCAATCGGGCGCCGCTTTCCGAAAAGCTCTTCACATATGCGCGCTACAATGTCGACCTCTCGCGGCAAGGTTTGGATAGGCTAGGGTTGAACGCCATCGACGAGAAAGCGGTTCAGCCGTTTGACATCGAGCATCTCGACGACTTGCAGACCGTGGGTAAGACGGCGGCTCGTCGTTGTGTTTCGCCCGAAGATTTCGCGGGATTCGCGTAG
- a CDS encoding lipid kinase, which yields MKDDLVAPPGEVPRAAPALRRALVLFNDRARRVAPNVTRMLDAIERRGFEIVRPAAPSRSALAEAIRARQHDVDFVIAGGGDGTLNAVLQGLVGTGLPLGLLPLGTANDLARTLKIPSDLDGACDVIAAGHQVRIDVGRVNGVYYFNEASIGLSATLCRQITSEEKKRFGILALLYNAVRLLIKMRRFRALVRMDGGDEFALRTAQLTVGNSQNFGGFIATDDGAIDDRLLDLYSVGFENGWSYFDAMITLLRRKYDEARSVRTLHGRRFEIRTGKPKRIEADGELVTQTPAVFEIVPHAISVFVPAPVVEAPSP from the coding sequence ATGAAAGACGATCTGGTTGCACCGCCCGGCGAAGTGCCGAGGGCCGCGCCCGCATTACGCAGAGCGCTGGTGCTTTTCAACGACAGGGCACGGCGGGTAGCGCCAAATGTGACGCGGATGCTCGATGCGATCGAGCGCCGCGGCTTCGAAATCGTTCGTCCGGCGGCTCCTTCGCGATCCGCGCTTGCCGAGGCCATCCGCGCCCGGCAGCACGACGTGGATTTCGTCATAGCCGGCGGCGGCGATGGGACGCTCAACGCAGTGCTCCAGGGATTGGTTGGCACCGGCCTGCCTCTCGGTCTGCTGCCGCTCGGCACGGCCAACGATCTCGCGCGGACGCTGAAGATCCCGAGCGACCTCGACGGCGCGTGCGACGTCATCGCGGCGGGGCATCAGGTTCGAATCGACGTTGGGCGGGTCAACGGCGTGTACTACTTCAACGAGGCGAGCATCGGATTGAGCGCGACGCTGTGCCGGCAGATCACAAGCGAGGAGAAAAAGCGCTTCGGCATCCTCGCGCTTCTCTACAACGCTGTGCGGCTTCTGATCAAGATGAGGCGCTTTCGTGCGTTGGTTCGCATGGATGGCGGAGATGAATTTGCGCTGCGGACCGCCCAGCTCACAGTCGGAAATAGCCAGAATTTCGGCGGCTTCATCGCCACTGACGACGGCGCCATCGACGACCGACTTCTCGACCTTTACAGCGTCGGCTTCGAGAACGGTTGGAGCTACTTCGATGCGATGATCACCCTGCTGCGGCGGAAATACGACGAGGCCCGCAGCGTGAGAACGCTGCATGGAAGGCGTTTCGAAATCCGCACCGGCAAGCCTAAGCGCATCGAAGCCGACGGAGAACTCGTGACGCAAACGCCCGCCGTGTTCGAAATCGTTCCGCATGCGATTTCCGTCTTCGTGCCCGCGCCGGTCGTCGAGGCTCCCTCTCCGTGA
- a CDS encoding YqeG family HAD IIIA-type phosphatase, producing MKLRNPRQLMRPFRFVAGVSSISLQELADEGIRGIVIDLDNTLVGWKLLEPTPEVAAWVRAALDRGFAVAIVSNNVRAWVKSVATRLGIVTFVHTALKPLPFGVIQAVKQLRVRRSETVVVGDQLFADVLAAKLLGIRAILTEPIVKREHRAMSLIRAFERFILASSTKKSP from the coding sequence GTGAAGTTGCGCAACCCGCGCCAGTTGATGCGCCCGTTTCGTTTTGTCGCCGGGGTGAGCAGCATCTCGCTGCAGGAGCTCGCAGACGAGGGCATTCGGGGCATCGTGATCGACCTCGATAATACGCTCGTCGGCTGGAAGCTGCTCGAGCCGACGCCCGAAGTCGCCGCGTGGGTCCGCGCGGCCCTCGACCGCGGCTTTGCAGTCGCCATCGTCTCCAACAACGTTCGCGCGTGGGTCAAATCCGTTGCGACGCGGCTCGGGATCGTCACGTTTGTGCACACGGCGTTGAAACCGCTCCCGTTCGGGGTCATCCAAGCGGTCAAGCAACTGCGCGTCCGGCGATCGGAGACTGTGGTGGTCGGGGATCAGCTTTTTGCCGACGTGCTCGCGGCGAAACTGCTGGGTATCCGGGCGATTCTCACAGAACCGATCGTGAAGCGTGAGCACCGAGCGATGTCGCTCATCCGCGCGTTCGAGCGTTTCATCCTCGCGAGCTCGACGAAGAAATCGCCGTGA
- a CDS encoding alkaline phosphatase family protein — MIRALIWLAAVIALLTAAWLTYRYFFGDTTRLTEVPPLIPNNTRSSILRSVRPAHVIVIVEENKSNGTIIGNAKAPYLNQLARASALFVNATGVAHPSQPNYLALFAGQTNSDADSCPEKTVPSSAPSLGGALMRSRLTFSGYAEALPRTGFTGCSGGDRNDEYARKHAPWVNFADVPPSSNIPLSSLPSLDKLPTVCFIIPDLENDMHSGSIEKADAWLRRHVEPIVTWANAHNSLVIVAWDESDTTYGNSVPLIIAGARVKPGTYSERVDHYRVLRTIEELYGLPYLGYSANVAPIDDIWKVVQARTRRAS; from the coding sequence GTGATTCGCGCCCTCATATGGCTGGCCGCGGTCATCGCGCTCTTGACCGCGGCATGGCTGACCTATAGATACTTCTTCGGAGATACAACACGACTGACCGAAGTGCCGCCGCTCATCCCGAACAATACGCGCAGCAGCATTCTAAGGAGCGTTCGACCCGCTCACGTGATCGTAATAGTCGAGGAGAACAAATCGAACGGCACGATCATCGGGAATGCAAAAGCGCCGTACCTGAACCAGCTAGCGCGCGCGAGCGCGCTTTTTGTGAATGCGACCGGCGTAGCGCATCCGAGCCAACCCAATTATCTCGCCCTCTTCGCCGGGCAGACGAACTCCGATGCAGACAGCTGCCCAGAGAAGACCGTGCCCTCGAGCGCACCCAGTCTTGGCGGCGCGCTGATGAGATCCAGGCTCACATTTTCTGGTTACGCGGAAGCACTTCCCAGAACCGGATTCACCGGGTGCAGCGGCGGCGATCGAAACGACGAATATGCTCGAAAGCACGCACCGTGGGTGAACTTCGCGGATGTTCCTCCTTCGTCGAATATTCCGCTTAGCAGCCTCCCGTCTCTCGACAAGCTTCCGACGGTGTGTTTCATCATCCCCGATCTCGAAAACGACATGCACTCCGGAAGCATTGAGAAGGCGGACGCATGGCTGCGCCGGCATGTGGAACCGATCGTCACATGGGCCAATGCTCACAATTCGCTCGTTATCGTGGCTTGGGATGAGAGCGATACGACCTACGGCAACAGCGTGCCGCTCATCATCGCCGGAGCCAGGGTGAAGCCGGGCACGTACTCCGAGCGCGTGGACCACTACCGGGTTCTTCGCACGATCGAGGAGCTGTACGGACTACCATACTTAGGGTATTCCGCGAACGTGGCGCCGATCGACGATATCTGGAAGGTGGTCCAAGCGCGGACGCGGCGGGCATCGTAG
- a CDS encoding TQO small subunit DoxD: MNDDRTRSLLTVLRIYVGALWLAYGSSKLEPNWAAPNGEFYEAAKFSAGSIHGPMHDFIANVVLPHQQLFGLLIAYGETLVGISLTLGLLTRAGAIGGMFLSANYFFAQGKYQVYLGIESIEALLFVCCALLLAGRTGEYASLDALLFRRRRDETVDEKLVEKAS; this comes from the coding sequence GGCGCGTTATGGCTTGCGTACGGATCGTCGAAGTTAGAGCCCAATTGGGCCGCGCCGAACGGCGAGTTCTACGAGGCCGCGAAGTTCAGCGCCGGCTCGATCCATGGCCCGATGCACGATTTCATCGCGAACGTCGTTCTGCCGCACCAGCAGCTATTTGGGCTGCTCATTGCATACGGCGAGACCCTGGTCGGAATATCGCTCACACTCGGCTTGTTGACGCGTGCCGGCGCCATCGGCGGGATGTTCCTATCGGCAAACTACTTCTTCGCGCAGGGAAAATATCAGGTCTATCTCGGGATCGAATCGATTGAAGCTTTGTTGTTCGTGTGCTGCGCTCTCTTGCTAGCAGGCCGGACGGGCGAATATGCAAGTCTCGACGCGCTTCTCTTCAGACGTCGGCGGGACGAGACTGTCGACGAGAAGCTCGTCGAGAAGGCGTCCTAA